The following are from one region of the Planctomonas sp. JC2975 genome:
- a CDS encoding ATP-dependent Clp protease proteolytic subunit, whose amino-acid sequence MAEPTLQPSVFDRLLKDRIIWLGSEVRDDNANEIAAKLLLLAAEDPKRDIYLYINSPGGSITAGMAIYDTMQFVPNDIVTVGIGMAASMGQLLLTAGTKGKRYITPNARVLLHQPHGGFGGTASDIQTQAQLILDMKKRLAEITASQTGKTVEQINSDGDRDRWFTAQEALDYGFVDHIRESATDVIGGGGTE is encoded by the coding sequence ATGGCCGAACCGACACTGCAACCCAGTGTTTTTGACCGACTGCTGAAGGACCGCATCATCTGGCTCGGCTCGGAGGTGCGTGACGACAACGCCAATGAGATCGCCGCGAAGCTTCTGCTGCTGGCGGCGGAGGACCCGAAGCGCGACATCTACCTGTACATCAACTCTCCCGGTGGTTCGATCACCGCTGGCATGGCCATCTACGACACCATGCAGTTCGTGCCGAACGACATCGTGACGGTCGGCATCGGCATGGCGGCCTCCATGGGGCAGCTGCTGCTCACCGCCGGCACGAAGGGAAAGCGGTACATCACGCCGAACGCGCGTGTGCTGCTGCACCAGCCGCACGGTGGATTCGGTGGCACCGCGAGCGACATCCAGACGCAGGCGCAGTTGATCCTCGACATGAAGAAGCGCCTGGCCGAGATCACGGCATCCCAGACCGGGAAGACGGTCGAGCAGATCAACTCCGACGGTGACCGCGACCGCTGGTTCACCGCCCAGGAAGCGCTCGATTACGGATTCGTCGACCACATCCG
- a CDS encoding tetratricopeptide repeat protein, producing MTDWDSQFDAVWADEELSDAERIERIDRLAGVWGDNAIALFHRAGARDAAGRESEAEPLYRRALLIGLDDDHRVRAIVQLASTLRNLGRVHEAVWMLGDEYTKHADSPYRDAVAAFYALALASAGESRRATSVALTALAPHLPLYTRSVSDYAREIAY from the coding sequence GTGACCGACTGGGACAGTCAGTTCGACGCGGTCTGGGCGGACGAGGAACTGAGCGACGCGGAGCGCATCGAGCGCATCGACCGCCTCGCCGGGGTGTGGGGCGATAACGCGATAGCGCTGTTCCACAGGGCGGGGGCGAGGGATGCCGCAGGCCGTGAATCCGAGGCAGAACCCCTGTACCGGAGGGCTCTTCTGATCGGACTCGACGACGACCACAGGGTGCGGGCGATCGTCCAGCTGGCGAGCACGCTGCGCAACCTGGGACGGGTGCACGAGGCGGTCTGGATGCTCGGCGACGAGTACACGAAGCACGCCGACTCGCCGTACCGCGACGCGGTCGCCGCGTTCTACGCCCTGGCTCTGGCTTCGGCGGGGGAGTCGCGACGGGCTACCTCCGTCGCGCTGACGGCGCTCGCGCCGCACCTTCCTCTCTATACGCGTTCCGTTTCGGACTACGCACGCGAGATCGCCTATTGA
- the tig gene encoding trigger factor → MKTTVEQLSPTRSKLTIAVTPEELQPSIKHAYEHIAEEVSIPGFRKGKVPPPIIDQRVGKAAVLEHAVNEGLEGFYRTAVEENDVRPVGRPEADITEWPSDKDFSGDLIVAIEVDVRPEITLPEYDGLELTVEAAEVTDEDVEAELERLRSRFGTLITVDRPAKKGDFAQLDLVAAIGDEQVDTASNVSYEVGSGELVDGIDEALDALSAGETTTFTSKLLGGDHEGEDAEITVTLNAVKERELPEADDDFAQISSEFDTIAELRDSLRGEAARGKTFNQGNEARNLIVDRLLELTEIPVPEGLVEDEVHRHLESEERLEDDVHRAEVKEASEKAFRTQVLFDEIAQKENIQVSQDELNNYLVQAAAQYGMDPNEFIQVLGENGQLAQIFGEVARNKTIAVLLGRAVVKDSNGQPVDLAEFAAVNEPVEEPAHDESADTEAAADDAEPVADEAEAAEKPKKKAAKSAKA, encoded by the coding sequence GTGAAGACCACGGTCGAACAGCTGAGCCCGACTCGCTCGAAGCTCACCATCGCAGTGACCCCGGAGGAGCTGCAGCCCAGCATCAAGCACGCCTACGAGCACATCGCAGAAGAGGTGAGCATCCCCGGCTTCCGCAAGGGCAAGGTGCCGCCGCCCATCATCGACCAGCGAGTCGGCAAGGCCGCCGTTCTCGAGCACGCGGTCAACGAGGGACTCGAGGGCTTCTACCGCACTGCGGTCGAGGAGAACGACGTGCGTCCCGTCGGCCGTCCCGAGGCGGACATCACCGAGTGGCCCAGCGACAAGGACTTCTCCGGCGACCTGATCGTCGCGATCGAGGTCGACGTGCGTCCCGAGATCACCCTTCCCGAGTACGACGGTCTCGAACTCACGGTCGAGGCGGCAGAGGTGACCGACGAGGACGTCGAGGCGGAGCTCGAGCGACTGCGCAGTCGCTTCGGCACGCTGATCACCGTCGACCGCCCGGCCAAGAAGGGCGACTTCGCCCAGCTCGACCTCGTCGCAGCGATCGGTGACGAGCAGGTCGACACGGCCAGCAACGTCTCCTACGAGGTCGGCTCCGGTGAGCTGGTCGACGGCATCGACGAGGCGCTCGATGCGCTGTCCGCCGGCGAGACGACGACGTTCACCTCGAAGCTGCTCGGTGGCGACCACGAGGGCGAGGACGCCGAGATCACGGTCACGCTGAACGCCGTCAAGGAGCGCGAGCTTCCGGAAGCCGACGACGACTTCGCTCAGATCTCCAGCGAGTTCGACACCATCGCCGAGCTGCGCGACTCGCTCCGAGGCGAGGCAGCCCGTGGCAAGACGTTCAACCAGGGCAACGAGGCGCGCAACCTCATCGTCGACCGCCTGCTCGAGCTGACCGAGATCCCGGTTCCCGAGGGGCTCGTCGAGGACGAGGTGCACCGTCACCTCGAGTCCGAGGAGCGTCTCGAGGACGACGTGCACCGCGCCGAGGTGAAGGAGGCCAGCGAGAAGGCCTTCCGCACCCAGGTTCTCTTCGATGAGATCGCGCAGAAGGAGAACATCCAGGTCAGCCAGGATGAGCTCAACAACTACCTCGTGCAGGCGGCTGCCCAGTACGGCATGGACCCGAACGAGTTCATTCAGGTGCTCGGCGAGAACGGCCAGCTCGCGCAGATCTTCGGCGAGGTCGCCCGCAACAAGACCATCGCCGTGCTGCTCGGCCGTGCCGTGGTCAAGGACAGCAACGGCCAGCCGGTCGACCTGGCAGAGTTCGCCGCGGTGAACGAGCCCGTCGAGGAGCCGGCGCATGACGAGTCCGCTGACACCGAGGCCGCTGCGGACGACGCTGAGCCCGTCGCAGACGAGGCGGAGGCCGCCGAGAAGCCGAAGAAGAAGGCAGCGAAGAGCGCGAAGGCGTAG
- a CDS encoding DUF3060 domain-containing protein, which yields MPTRTTALSRAVSAIIMGVLALGLTACTAAAPPIDATTHLSTGGRHTCSPGASIELDGQSRTFLLSGECASVAVHGDGITVRIERAVSLDIQGESDSITVADRVGSAIIKGNGISLTADSVGSVQVTGQNNSISVPALGSVMVQGDHNVVTTHAKPSDYRVTGQNDTLQIR from the coding sequence ATGCCGACGCGCACCACTGCACTATCCCGCGCCGTGTCCGCCATCATCATGGGCGTTCTCGCTCTGGGCCTGACCGCTTGTACGGCTGCTGCACCTCCGATCGACGCCACGACCCACCTCTCAACGGGAGGCAGGCACACCTGCTCGCCTGGCGCATCCATCGAGTTGGATGGGCAGTCGCGCACATTCCTCCTGTCGGGAGAATGCGCCTCGGTTGCCGTGCACGGGGACGGCATCACGGTGCGCATCGAGCGGGCCGTGTCGCTCGACATCCAGGGCGAGTCCGACTCGATCACCGTCGCCGACCGCGTCGGATCCGCCATCATCAAGGGCAACGGCATCTCCCTCACGGCGGACTCGGTCGGATCCGTGCAGGTCACCGGGCAGAACAATTCGATCTCGGTGCCGGCACTCGGCTCCGTGATGGTGCAGGGCGACCACAACGTCGTGACCACCCACGCCAAGCCGAGCGACTATCGGGTGACGGGCCAGAACGACACCCTGCAGATCCGCTGA
- a CDS encoding tetraspanin family protein translates to MTPDEAAAILEVAKDASASDILAAYSKKAQAAGGSGDLAAEKAEVQILQDARVTLMTNRQKLQGTQQRTEVAARAAGKTPQPSGKPEYGERTAAPVESGWPDDAPKGKSRTADEELVRKQRSFIIAAIGLVLSLTAWFWWLLEPLSLFGIGLSIWALIRVRGYGSGMYTGTRIVSWISIVLGVLAMVGNILLVVNGVTAGK, encoded by the coding sequence ATGACTCCTGACGAAGCAGCAGCCATCCTCGAGGTCGCGAAGGATGCCAGCGCCTCCGACATCCTCGCCGCCTACTCCAAGAAGGCGCAGGCTGCCGGCGGGTCGGGTGACCTCGCCGCAGAGAAGGCCGAGGTGCAGATTCTGCAGGATGCTCGGGTCACCCTGATGACGAACCGGCAGAAGCTGCAGGGCACGCAGCAGCGCACCGAGGTCGCCGCGCGGGCAGCCGGCAAGACCCCTCAGCCATCCGGCAAGCCGGAGTACGGCGAGCGGACTGCTGCTCCCGTCGAATCCGGATGGCCGGACGACGCGCCCAAGGGGAAGTCGCGCACCGCAGATGAGGAGCTCGTGCGCAAGCAGCGGTCGTTCATCATCGCTGCGATCGGACTCGTACTGTCCCTCACAGCGTGGTTCTGGTGGCTGCTGGAGCCGCTCTCGCTCTTCGGCATCGGCCTCAGCATCTGGGCGCTGATCCGTGTGCGCGGTTACGGCAGTGGCATGTACACCGGAACCCGGATCGTGTCGTGGATCTCGATCGTGCTCGGTGTTCTGGCGATGGTCGGCAACATCCTGCTCGTCGTGAACGGAGTCACAGCGGGCAAGTAG
- a CDS encoding DNA starvation/stationary phase protection protein yields MSTTDTTPKATTNPDVAAGTAQFLTPVVIELEALVVNGKQAHWNLRGANFIGVHELLDTLVEHAQDWADTAAERIVALGLPIDARIATVAAATKAPALSDGFVQSDKSIAEVIRQIDVALEAVNTAVHELDELDQTSQDVAIEIARGLDKDRWLLFAHIAQN; encoded by the coding sequence ATGAGCACCACCGACACGACACCCAAGGCCACCACCAACCCCGACGTCGCGGCCGGCACCGCACAGTTCCTCACGCCCGTCGTCATCGAACTCGAGGCGCTCGTCGTCAACGGCAAGCAAGCGCACTGGAACCTGCGCGGCGCGAACTTCATCGGTGTGCACGAATTGCTCGACACGCTCGTCGAGCATGCCCAGGACTGGGCCGACACGGCGGCTGAGCGGATCGTCGCGCTCGGCCTTCCCATCGACGCCAGGATCGCGACCGTCGCGGCTGCCACCAAGGCACCGGCGCTCAGCGACGGATTCGTGCAGTCCGACAAGTCCATCGCCGAGGTCATCCGTCAGATCGATGTCGCACTCGAGGCCGTCAACACGGCCGTGCACGAGCTGGACGAGCTCGACCAGACCAGCCAGGATGTCGCGATCGAGATCGCGCGCGGCCTGGACAAGGACCGCTGGCTGCTCTTCGCGCACATCGCACAGAACTGA
- a CDS encoding DNA glycosylase — translation MPEGHSVHRIALQFRGNFVGKRVAVTSPQGRFAAEAALIDGRTMADARAVGKQMFLEFDNGLWLRVHLGIYGAWDFAGEITVDDTIRSSGGRMGQTNQRGTVLDSRGEDSIASMGAPRRARLWMSESEKEDDSAFVFPPEPVGAVRARLLTDTAVADLRGPTACQVIDSETAASVIAGLGPDPEVDDGPEVEEAVARALTSKKTPIGLLLMDQSIVSGIGNVYRAELLYRARLNPHTPGNKVPLKTARALWRDWAHLLDIGVRTGQMMTMDDLTPDDWAKAMASREDRHWVYKREGLPCRVCGTHIAMEVMAARKLYWCPYCQA, via the coding sequence ATGCCAGAGGGTCACTCCGTTCATCGCATCGCGCTCCAGTTCCGCGGCAACTTCGTCGGCAAGCGCGTCGCGGTGACCTCGCCGCAGGGGCGTTTCGCGGCGGAAGCCGCACTGATCGATGGCCGCACCATGGCGGATGCCCGCGCCGTCGGCAAGCAGATGTTCCTCGAGTTCGACAACGGTCTGTGGTTGCGCGTTCACCTCGGCATCTACGGCGCCTGGGACTTCGCGGGTGAGATCACCGTTGACGACACGATCCGGTCATCCGGTGGCCGGATGGGCCAGACGAACCAACGCGGAACCGTGCTCGACTCCCGAGGCGAGGATTCGATCGCGAGCATGGGCGCTCCGCGACGTGCGCGACTGTGGATGTCCGAGTCCGAGAAGGAGGACGACAGTGCGTTCGTCTTCCCTCCAGAGCCGGTGGGTGCGGTGCGTGCGAGGCTGCTCACCGACACCGCGGTCGCGGACCTGCGGGGTCCGACGGCGTGCCAGGTGATCGACAGCGAGACCGCCGCATCGGTCATCGCCGGGCTGGGACCGGATCCGGAGGTGGACGACGGCCCCGAGGTCGAGGAGGCGGTCGCGCGGGCGCTCACGTCGAAGAAGACTCCGATCGGACTGCTCCTGATGGATCAGTCCATCGTCAGCGGGATCGGCAATGTCTACCGAGCCGAGCTCCTGTACCGGGCTCGCCTGAACCCGCACACCCCTGGCAACAAGGTGCCGCTGAAGACGGCCCGCGCACTGTGGCGGGACTGGGCGCACCTGCTCGACATCGGCGTGCGAACCGGCCAGATGATGACCATGGACGACCTCACGCCCGACGACTGGGCGAAGGCGATGGCCAGCCGCGAGGACCGTCATTGGGTCTACAAGCGCGAGGGACTTCCATGCAGGGTGTGCGGCACGCACATCGCGATGGAAGTGATGGCCGCTCGCAAGCTCTACTGGTGTCCGTACTGCCAGGCGTGA
- a CDS encoding ribose-5-phosphate isomerase, giving the protein MRIHIGTDHAGLEFSQTLQEHLRDAGHEVIDHGPQDFDPLDDYPAFCINAAKGVVADQQAGVQALGVVFGGSGNGEQIAANKVRGIRAALVWNESTALLARQHNDANVIAIGARQHTVDEAIDYIDTFIAEPFSFEERHVRRIAQLAEFETTGDIAGKNVDH; this is encoded by the coding sequence ATGCGCATCCACATCGGTACCGATCACGCCGGCCTCGAGTTCTCCCAGACTCTGCAGGAGCATCTTCGCGATGCCGGTCACGAGGTGATCGACCACGGACCGCAGGACTTCGACCCGCTCGACGACTATCCGGCGTTCTGCATCAACGCGGCGAAGGGCGTCGTCGCCGACCAGCAGGCGGGTGTGCAGGCCCTCGGCGTCGTCTTCGGCGGGTCGGGCAACGGCGAACAGATCGCAGCGAACAAGGTGCGCGGCATCCGCGCCGCCCTGGTGTGGAACGAGAGCACGGCTCTCCTTGCGCGCCAGCACAACGACGCCAACGTCATCGCGATCGGCGCGAGGCAGCACACCGTCGACGAGGCCATCGACTACATCGACACGTTCATCGCGGAACCGTTCTCCTTCGAGGAGCGCCACGTGCGCCGCATCGCCCAGCTCGCCGAGTTCGAGACCACGGGCGACATCGCGGGCAAGAACGTCGACCACTAG
- a CDS encoding DsbA family protein, with amino-acid sequence MTDVDFWFDPSCPWAWMTSRWVDEVAPHRDLNVTWHIMSLFVLNEDKDVSDSYRRMLPRTLRYARLVTAVGELEGQQAVKPLYDALGTRIHPGHRKDAEAVVAEALAEVGLPADYAQYADSDQYDAQLRASHADGIERVGQDVGTPVIAVNGAAFFGPVISPTPRGEKALTLWDGVVAASSYDGFFELKRSRTREPIFD; translated from the coding sequence ATGACCGACGTTGACTTCTGGTTCGACCCCTCCTGCCCATGGGCCTGGATGACCTCCCGCTGGGTGGACGAGGTCGCCCCGCACCGCGACCTGAACGTGACCTGGCACATCATGAGCCTCTTCGTGCTCAACGAGGACAAGGACGTGTCGGATTCGTACCGCCGGATGCTGCCGCGCACGCTCCGCTACGCCCGCCTCGTCACGGCGGTGGGGGAGCTGGAGGGACAACAGGCTGTCAAACCGTTGTACGACGCACTGGGGACGCGCATCCATCCTGGCCACCGCAAGGACGCCGAGGCCGTCGTCGCCGAGGCGCTCGCCGAGGTCGGTCTGCCGGCGGACTACGCGCAGTACGCGGACTCCGACCAGTACGACGCCCAGCTGCGTGCCAGCCACGCCGACGGCATCGAGAGAGTCGGGCAAGATGTCGGCACGCCGGTCATCGCGGTGAACGGCGCAGCCTTCTTCGGTCCGGTCATCTCGCCGACTCCGCGTGGCGAGAAGGCGCTCACACTCTGGGATGGTGTGGTCGCCGCATCGTCGTACGACGGCTTCTTCGAGCTCAAGCGCAGCCGCACCCGCGAGCCGATCTTCGACTGA
- a CDS encoding DUF1345 domain-containing protein, protein MVERGERTARPEHRWPVVVAILIALALYTFLPSNLFAIQRYVVVGIGLVLLIPLIVLNPRRYTKETRFSRLSEVALALIILVANQLTLVLLIVQLVHKSNEGGSLLLASLQVWVTNVIAFALLYWCIDRGGPVARTTVKRAELKRADFRFPQDEDHDNVVEVRAGSSIDSDWVPAFVDYLYFSLTNSMAFSPTDTMPLSTRAKALMALESFAGFVMLALVIARAVAQIG, encoded by the coding sequence GTGGTCGAACGGGGTGAGCGCACGGCGCGGCCGGAGCACCGGTGGCCCGTGGTCGTCGCCATCCTGATCGCACTGGCGTTGTACACGTTCTTGCCCAGCAACCTGTTCGCCATCCAGCGGTACGTCGTCGTGGGGATCGGGCTGGTGCTGCTGATTCCGCTGATCGTGCTGAACCCCCGCCGTTACACGAAGGAGACCCGGTTCTCACGCCTGTCGGAGGTGGCGCTGGCCCTGATCATCCTGGTCGCCAACCAGCTCACGCTCGTGCTGCTCATCGTTCAACTGGTGCACAAGTCGAACGAAGGCGGCTCTCTCCTCCTGGCGTCGCTTCAAGTGTGGGTCACCAACGTCATCGCCTTCGCCCTGCTCTACTGGTGCATCGACCGCGGTGGTCCCGTTGCACGGACCACGGTCAAGCGCGCGGAACTCAAGCGCGCGGACTTCCGGTTTCCGCAGGACGAGGATCACGACAACGTCGTGGAGGTGCGCGCGGGGTCGTCGATCGACAGCGACTGGGTGCCGGCCTTCGTCGACTACCTCTATTTCTCGCTCACCAACTCGATGGCGTTCAGCCCGACCGACACGATGCCGTTGTCCACCAGGGCCAAGGCATTGATGGCGCTCGAGTCGTTCGCCGGATTCGTGATGCTCGCACTGGTGATCGCCAGGGCGGTCGCCCAGATCGGCTGA
- the pepN gene encoding aminopeptidase N, protein MPGENLTRIEAAERRAIVDTHTYDVVLDLTVGDETFLSTTTVTFAATEGASTFIDAITASVESVVLNGKSLDVAAVSDGVRIQLSNLEAENELIVVSHPRYTNTGEGLHRFVDPVDGEVYLYTQFEVPESRRMFAVFEQPDLKARFTFTVTTPAKWAVVSNSPVASVEESGDAKTTVFEETPVISSYITALIAGPYTSWHSELTSSDGRTIPLGVYSRASLAEFMDADYIFDKTREGFAFYEDRFDVPYPFAKYDQLFVPEFNAGAMENAGAITFTETYVFRSKVTDAIKERRVVTILHELAHMWFGDLVTMKWWNDLWLNESFAEYASTLATAEATEWSEAWTTFAAMEKSWAYRQDQLPSTHPIVATINDLEDVQVNFDGITYAKGASVLKQLVAWVGQDDFLSGVSNYFKKHAHSNTELRDLLVELESTSGRDLTSWSKLWLETAGVNTLRPAIQTDADGIVTEFAILQSAHPDYPTLRPHRLAIGLYNLRGAGTDQQRLVRDGRLELDVDGERTEVPELVGKKRPDLILINDDDLAYAKIRLDDASLALAIEHLSDIESPLARSLVWGSVWDATRDAETPASDYVRLVLGNIGSETESTTLRTTLNQLVLSVHSYVAPERSAASGEEAADALWQLASSAAAGSDAQFQFVKFFAALASTPDQLSKVAGLRDGSVVLDDLAIDTDLAWELLTSLVAGGAAGAAEIDAALAADNTANGAQAAAQARAAIPTAEGKAAAWASVFDSDDLPNTIVRMTGVGFDRVHDTSLLEPYVARYFEALQSVWASRTYKIAEYLVEGMYPYPLANRELADATRAWLDANAEPAALRRLVTENLASVERALAAQERDAQS, encoded by the coding sequence ATGCCAGGAGAGAACCTCACGCGCATCGAGGCGGCCGAACGCCGCGCCATCGTCGACACGCACACCTATGACGTTGTGCTCGACCTCACGGTCGGTGACGAGACCTTCCTCAGCACCACGACAGTGACGTTCGCGGCGACCGAGGGCGCGTCGACGTTCATCGATGCGATCACTGCGTCGGTGGAGTCCGTCGTACTCAACGGGAAGTCGCTCGACGTGGCGGCCGTGAGCGACGGGGTGCGCATCCAGCTGTCGAACCTCGAGGCCGAGAACGAGCTGATCGTCGTGTCGCACCCCCGCTACACGAACACCGGCGAGGGCCTGCACAGGTTCGTCGACCCGGTGGACGGCGAGGTGTACCTCTACACCCAGTTCGAGGTTCCGGAGTCGCGGCGCATGTTCGCGGTGTTCGAGCAGCCCGACCTCAAGGCCAGGTTCACGTTCACGGTGACCACGCCCGCGAAGTGGGCCGTCGTCAGCAACTCGCCCGTGGCATCCGTCGAGGAGTCCGGGGATGCCAAGACCACCGTCTTCGAGGAGACCCCGGTCATCTCCTCGTACATCACGGCTCTCATCGCGGGCCCGTACACAAGCTGGCACTCCGAGCTGACCAGCAGCGACGGGCGCACCATTCCGCTCGGCGTCTACTCACGTGCATCGCTGGCCGAGTTCATGGATGCCGACTACATCTTCGACAAGACCCGCGAGGGCTTCGCGTTCTACGAGGACCGGTTCGACGTCCCTTACCCGTTCGCGAAGTACGACCAGCTCTTCGTGCCCGAGTTCAATGCGGGCGCCATGGAGAATGCCGGCGCGATCACGTTCACCGAGACGTACGTCTTCCGGTCGAAGGTGACGGATGCCATCAAGGAGCGCCGAGTCGTCACGATCCTGCACGAGCTCGCGCACATGTGGTTCGGCGACCTCGTGACCATGAAGTGGTGGAACGACCTCTGGCTCAACGAGTCGTTCGCGGAGTACGCGTCGACGCTCGCCACCGCAGAGGCGACCGAGTGGTCCGAGGCCTGGACGACCTTCGCCGCCATGGAGAAGAGCTGGGCGTACCGGCAGGATCAGCTGCCGTCGACCCACCCGATCGTCGCGACCATCAACGACCTCGAGGACGTTCAGGTCAATTTCGACGGCATCACCTACGCGAAGGGCGCCTCGGTGCTCAAGCAGTTGGTGGCCTGGGTCGGCCAGGACGACTTCCTCTCCGGCGTCTCCAACTACTTCAAGAAGCACGCGCACTCGAACACCGAGCTGCGCGACCTCCTCGTCGAGCTCGAGTCGACAAGCGGCCGCGACCTCACGTCGTGGTCGAAGCTGTGGCTCGAAACCGCGGGTGTGAACACGCTCCGACCCGCGATCCAGACGGATGCCGACGGCATCGTCACCGAGTTCGCCATACTGCAGAGCGCGCACCCCGACTACCCGACGCTGCGTCCGCACCGCCTAGCGATCGGTCTGTACAACCTGCGAGGAGCGGGAACGGATCAGCAGCGGCTGGTGCGCGACGGACGTCTCGAGCTGGACGTGGACGGCGAGCGCACCGAGGTGCCGGAGCTCGTCGGCAAGAAGCGTCCCGACCTGATCCTGATCAACGACGACGACCTCGCGTACGCGAAGATCCGCCTGGACGACGCCTCGCTCGCGCTCGCCATCGAGCACCTCTCCGACATCGAGTCGCCGCTCGCCCGCTCGCTCGTCTGGGGGTCCGTGTGGGATGCCACGCGCGACGCAGAGACTCCGGCGAGCGACTACGTGCGCCTGGTGCTCGGCAACATCGGCTCGGAGACCGAGTCCACCACGCTGCGTACCACCCTCAACCAATTGGTTCTGAGTGTGCACTCGTACGTCGCACCCGAGCGGAGCGCGGCATCCGGTGAAGAAGCGGCGGATGCCCTGTGGCAGCTCGCCTCGTCCGCCGCAGCCGGCAGCGACGCACAGTTCCAGTTCGTGAAGTTCTTCGCGGCGCTGGCCTCGACGCCTGACCAGCTGTCGAAGGTCGCTGGGCTCCGGGACGGATCCGTCGTGCTCGACGATCTCGCGATCGACACCGACCTGGCGTGGGAGCTTCTCACCTCCCTCGTCGCCGGAGGCGCGGCGGGTGCCGCCGAGATCGACGCCGCGCTGGCCGCCGACAACACCGCGAACGGTGCTCAGGCCGCTGCGCAGGCACGAGCCGCCATCCCGACGGCGGAAGGCAAGGCCGCAGCGTGGGCGAGCGTCTTCGACTCGGACGACCTGCCGAACACGATCGTGCGGATGACGGGAGTCGGCTTCGATCGCGTGCACGACACGTCGCTCCTCGAGCCGTACGTGGCTCGATACTTCGAGGCACTGCAGTCGGTGTGGGCCTCCCGCACCTACAAGATCGCCGAGTACCTCGTGGAGGGCATGTATCCGTATCCCCTGGCGAACCGGGAGCTCGCGGACGCGACCCGTGCGTGGCTGGACGCGAACGCGGAGCCGGCAGCGCTCCGTCGCCTGGTGACGGAGAACCTCGCATCCGTCGAACGCGCACTGGCCGCGCAGGAGCGTGACGCGCAGAGCTGA
- a CDS encoding ATP-binding cassette domain-containing protein, whose amino-acid sequence MIEIEGLSKRYGPKLAVDDVSFTVRPGIVTGFLGPNGAGKSTTMRMIMGLDRPTTGRALVAGKPYAQHRAPLHEVGALLEAKAVHTGRSAYNHLLALAATHGIPKSRVRDVIAMTGLDSVANKRVGGFSLGMGQRLGIAAALLGDPHTLILDEPVNGLDPEGVRWVREFCRYLASEGRTVFISSHLMSEMAQTADHLIVLGRGRVLADAPIADVIAGAARRVVRVRTPQVSALTAALAGPDITVTSFDDGALEVTGLNAAQIGDAAAASGVPLHELTPIDASLEEAYLELTQDEVEYHSEMTR is encoded by the coding sequence ATGATCGAAATCGAAGGCCTCAGCAAGAGGTACGGGCCCAAGCTGGCCGTCGACGATGTGAGCTTCACGGTGCGTCCCGGCATCGTCACCGGATTCCTCGGACCCAACGGCGCGGGCAAGTCCACGACCATGCGCATGATCATGGGCCTGGACCGTCCGACCACAGGGCGGGCCCTCGTGGCCGGTAAGCCGTATGCGCAGCACCGGGCGCCGCTGCATGAGGTCGGCGCGCTGCTGGAGGCGAAGGCCGTGCACACCGGCCGCTCCGCTTACAACCACCTGCTCGCCCTCGCGGCGACCCATGGTATCCCGAAGTCCCGCGTGCGCGATGTGATCGCCATGACCGGGCTGGACTCCGTGGCGAACAAGCGCGTCGGCGGATTCTCGCTCGGCATGGGCCAGCGCCTCGGCATCGCCGCTGCGCTGCTCGGCGACCCGCACACGCTCATCCTCGACGAGCCGGTCAACGGCCTCGACCCCGAGGGCGTGCGGTGGGTGCGCGAGTTCTGCCGCTACCTCGCATCCGAAGGCCGCACCGTCTTCATCTCGTCGCACCTGATGAGCGAGATGGCGCAGACGGCCGACCACCTCATCGTGCTCGGGCGTGGACGCGTGCTCGCCGATGCGCCGATCGCCGACGTGATCGCCGGCGCCGCGCGCCGTGTCGTGCGCGTGCGCACCCCGCAGGTCTCCGCGCTGACAGCGGCACTCGCCGGCCCGGACATCACCGTCACCTCGTTCGACGACGGGGCGCTGGAGGTCACCGGTCTCAACGCTGCGCAGATCGGCGACGCCGCAGCGGCGTCCGGCGTCCCGCTCCACGAACTCACACCCATCGACGCCTCTCTCGAAGAGGCGTACCTCGAACTCACGCAGGACGAGGTCGAATACCACTCGGAGATGACCCGATGA